The following proteins come from a genomic window of Nocardioides albertanoniae:
- a CDS encoding purine-cytosine permease family protein: protein MATNSPIEQRSIDHIPLEERHGSPRSLLFVWFAANTSITALVTGALFVILGNTALWSIPAIVIGNAVGGFFTALHSAQGPRLGVPQMIQSRAQFGYFGAILPLILALMIFLGFYATGLVLGGQAMARLLHTSPEAGAVVFALMSTALAIFGYRHIHRFSHVAAVLSAVVFAGLFIKMLTEPATREALSNTTFAAAPFILGISLAASWQLTFGPYIADYSRYLPEETPKSATIGWTSLGSVVGATAAMILGAFAATLGGAGFLDNQVGFLADLGGVFAVVVLLAVICGKLTGNTLSSYGGYMAVATIVTSLTRQSRIEPRHRVVYIALISAVALAIALAASDNFIASFTDFLLFLLYFMTPWSAINLVDYYWVRKEQYDVDALFDPDGVYGRVNKSAMIAYVLGVLIQIPFINSSFYVGPIADWMGGAEISWILGLVVAGGLYYALSGRVRSEHAAPRGLASHR, encoded by the coding sequence ATGGCCACGAACTCCCCCATCGAACAACGCTCCATCGACCACATCCCGCTCGAGGAGCGCCACGGCTCCCCCCGCAGCCTGCTCTTCGTGTGGTTCGCCGCCAACACCTCCATCACCGCCTTGGTGACCGGGGCTCTGTTCGTCATCTTGGGCAACACCGCGCTGTGGTCGATCCCCGCGATCGTCATCGGCAACGCCGTGGGCGGCTTCTTCACCGCCCTCCACTCCGCGCAGGGGCCTCGCCTCGGGGTGCCGCAGATGATCCAGAGCCGTGCACAGTTCGGATACTTCGGCGCGATCCTCCCGCTGATCCTGGCGCTGATGATCTTCCTGGGCTTCTACGCCACCGGCCTGGTCCTCGGTGGGCAGGCGATGGCGCGGCTGCTCCACACCTCCCCTGAGGCCGGTGCGGTGGTGTTCGCCCTGATGTCGACGGCGCTCGCGATCTTCGGCTATCGACACATCCACCGCTTCTCTCATGTCGCGGCCGTGCTCAGCGCAGTCGTCTTCGCCGGGTTGTTCATCAAGATGCTGACCGAGCCCGCCACCCGCGAGGCGCTCTCGAACACCACGTTCGCCGCGGCACCGTTCATCCTCGGCATCTCGCTGGCCGCCTCATGGCAGCTCACCTTCGGCCCCTACATCGCCGACTACTCGCGCTACCTGCCCGAAGAGACCCCCAAGTCCGCCACGATCGGCTGGACCTCCCTCGGCAGCGTCGTCGGCGCCACGGCCGCGATGATCCTCGGCGCCTTCGCGGCGACCCTGGGCGGCGCGGGCTTCCTCGACAACCAGGTGGGCTTCCTGGCAGACCTCGGCGGAGTGTTCGCCGTGGTCGTGCTGCTCGCCGTGATCTGCGGCAAGCTGACCGGCAACACGCTCAGCTCCTACGGCGGATACATGGCTGTGGCGACCATCGTCACCAGCCTGACCCGCCAGTCGCGCATCGAGCCGCGCCACCGCGTCGTCTACATCGCCCTGATCTCGGCGGTCGCGCTGGCCATCGCGCTCGCGGCCAGCGACAACTTCATCGCCTCGTTCACCGACTTCCTGCTCTTCCTCCTCTACTTCATGACCCCCTGGTCGGCGATCAACCTGGTCGACTACTACTGGGTCCGCAAGGAGCAGTACGACGTCGACGCCCTGTTCGACCCCGACGGCGTCTACGGCCGCGTCAACAAGAGCGCCATGATCGCCTACGTCCTCGGCGTGCTGATCCAGATCCCGTTCATAAACAGCAGCTTCTACGTCGGCCCGATCGCAGACTGGATGGGCGGCGCCGAGATCTCCTGGATCCTCGGGCTCGTCGTCGCCGGCGGCCTCTACTACGCCCTCTCCGGCCGGGTGCGCTCCGAGCACGCCGCACCTCGGGGCCTCGCCTCCCACCGATGA
- a CDS encoding GntR family transcriptional regulator, giving the protein MAGIGKAAQAYRDIERMVVFGEIDPGSLVSESFLMEKTGLGRTPVREALQRLSRNRMVEIHPNKGVLIPSTSVEAQLRMLELRRVLESLAVRLACERALPADRSGMEAMVARLERGGFDLEGYAETVRGTHDLIVTGSHNAYLADAMAPLQGLSRRFWFTHVSEVEAEIKAGASLHVAILRAILAREPDAAEAAALDLNDYLVDFSYATLGPQGSRRSR; this is encoded by the coding sequence ATGGCTGGGATCGGCAAGGCGGCGCAGGCTTACCGGGACATCGAGAGAATGGTGGTGTTCGGCGAGATCGACCCGGGATCGCTGGTCTCGGAGTCCTTCCTGATGGAGAAGACGGGCCTGGGGCGTACGCCGGTCCGTGAGGCGCTGCAGCGGCTCTCGCGCAACCGGATGGTCGAGATCCATCCGAACAAGGGCGTGCTCATCCCGTCCACGTCGGTGGAGGCACAGCTGCGGATGCTGGAGCTGCGCCGCGTCCTCGAGTCGCTCGCCGTGCGTCTGGCGTGCGAGCGGGCGCTGCCCGCGGACCGCAGCGGGATGGAAGCCATGGTGGCCCGGCTCGAGCGAGGGGGTTTCGATCTCGAGGGCTACGCGGAGACTGTGCGCGGCACCCATGACCTGATCGTCACCGGGTCGCACAACGCCTACCTCGCCGACGCGATGGCCCCCCTGCAGGGTCTGTCCCGCCGATTCTGGTTCACCCACGTCTCCGAGGTGGAGGCCGAGATCAAGGCCGGCGCGAGCCTTCATGTGGCCATCTTGAGGGCCATCCTCGCCCGCGAGCCTGACGCGGCCGAGGCGGCCGCACTGGATCTGAACGACTACCTTGTCGACTTCTCCTACGCGACGCTCGGCCCCCAGGGGAGTCGCCGCTCTCGGTGA
- a CDS encoding patatin-like phospholipase family protein: MVNPFEVLRARLGGDPVADARLALVIEGGGMRGVISSAMAGVLESFGAHQHIDLFVGTSAGATNAVAAAGGKVDAMSRAYVEEFSDRKYADSRRLLRGRPAVDARLITSTSESMLSLYDGLRADATVGVVATDVETGEAEVFSDFGSRDDLVSALTASGSLPIVGGPVVAYAGRRWTDGGVVDSVPVAAAATLGATHAIVLATRPAGSAPAYGSMDRMVETYLRRYCGNLADAYRRRPERYLAQRQAMEAGSFAGVRTSVLAPSATDTVPGRTNRDRRLLASARSDARATAEALLRTAGFAPFIDETAVA, encoded by the coding sequence GTGGTGAACCCGTTCGAGGTTCTGCGTGCCCGTCTTGGAGGTGACCCGGTCGCCGACGCGCGTCTCGCGCTGGTCATCGAGGGCGGTGGCATGCGGGGAGTGATCTCGTCGGCGATGGCGGGGGTGCTCGAGTCGTTCGGGGCCCACCAGCACATCGATCTCTTCGTGGGCACCTCCGCGGGAGCGACCAACGCCGTCGCCGCGGCCGGCGGGAAGGTCGACGCCATGAGCCGGGCCTACGTCGAGGAGTTCTCCGACCGCAAGTACGCCGACTCGCGCCGCCTGCTGCGCGGGCGGCCGGCCGTCGACGCCCGTCTCATCACATCGACGTCGGAGAGCATGCTGTCGCTCTACGACGGTCTTCGCGCCGATGCCACGGTGGGAGTGGTGGCCACCGACGTCGAGACCGGCGAGGCAGAGGTCTTCAGCGACTTCGGCTCCCGCGACGACCTCGTCTCGGCACTGACCGCCTCCGGCTCGCTTCCCATCGTCGGCGGTCCGGTCGTCGCCTACGCAGGTCGCAGGTGGACCGACGGGGGAGTGGTCGACTCCGTGCCGGTCGCTGCCGCCGCGACCCTGGGCGCCACCCACGCCATCGTGCTGGCCACGCGCCCCGCCGGTTCGGCCCCGGCGTACGGCTCGATGGACCGGATGGTCGAGACCTACCTGCGTCGCTACTGCGGCAACCTCGCCGATGCGTATCGCCGCCGGCCCGAGCGCTATCTCGCCCAGCGGCAGGCGATGGAGGCCGGATCCTTCGCCGGAGTGCGCACCTCGGTGCTGGCGCCGTCGGCGACCGACACCGTGCCCGGCCGCACCAACCGCGACCGGCGGCTGCTGGCGTCGGCCCGGTCCGATGCGCGCGCGACGGCCGAGGCGCTGCTGCGTACGGCCGGGTTCGCGCCGTTCATCGACGAGACGGCGGTGGCCTGA
- a CDS encoding IclR family transcriptional regulator: MAVVPAAEQTLAILRYLAAQASPVTAAAISRELGLPRSTTYHLLSTLLASSFVVHYPEQKVYGLGVTAYELGTGYTRQAPLQRLARRLVADLRDRSGNGVHLSVLQGREVVYLLEERAPGRPLLITDVGVRLPAHRTASGRAMLAALPATQVRALYPDADAFEPGAGPGSLSALRRLLADVRRHGFASEHGEVTAGLTSVAMPVLDHNTHPVAAVTVTFPEGEGTDAYLERMVSEVGAAVRELGRRIGAGIQGI; the protein is encoded by the coding sequence ATGGCCGTCGTGCCCGCTGCCGAGCAGACGCTCGCCATCCTCCGCTACCTCGCCGCTCAGGCGAGCCCCGTCACCGCGGCCGCGATCTCGCGCGAGCTGGGGCTTCCCAGGTCGACGACCTACCACCTGCTCAGCACGCTGCTGGCCTCGAGCTTCGTGGTGCACTACCCCGAGCAGAAGGTCTACGGGCTCGGCGTCACCGCCTACGAGCTCGGCACCGGATACACCCGCCAGGCGCCCCTGCAGCGGCTCGCGCGGCGGCTGGTCGCCGACCTGCGCGACCGATCCGGCAACGGCGTACATCTCTCGGTGCTGCAGGGCCGTGAGGTCGTCTACCTCCTCGAGGAGCGCGCTCCGGGGCGCCCGCTGCTGATCACCGACGTGGGGGTGCGGCTGCCCGCGCACCGGACGGCGAGCGGCCGGGCGATGCTGGCGGCGCTGCCGGCCACCCAGGTGCGGGCGCTCTACCCCGACGCCGACGCCTTCGAGCCGGGGGCGGGCCCGGGGTCGCTGAGCGCGCTGCGGCGGCTGCTGGCCGACGTACGCCGGCACGGGTTCGCCTCCGAGCACGGTGAGGTCACCGCGGGCCTGACCTCGGTGGCCATGCCGGTGCTGGACCACAACACACATCCCGTGGCAGCGGTCACGGTGACCTTCCCCGAGGGCGAGGGCACCGATGCCTACCTCGAGCGGATGGTCAGCGAGGTCGGGGCCGCGGTGCGGGAGCTGGGGCGGCGTATCGGAGCGGGCATCCAGGGGATCTGA
- a CDS encoding alpha/beta fold hydrolase, with the protein MALTELDFPSRNGRDHIKAWIYAPATTPRGIIHLVHGLGEHSRRYLRLIARMLDAGFVVCADDHVGHGATAMASGFWADSGENGLTAVVEDEATLRERTLEAYPGLPYFLYGHSWGSMIARAYAGRHPHHIDGLVLGGIAAQWRGPDALSVSDIEAAIGDTDGAGVADEFMSTLFDGVVERYDDVRSATDWVAADRGVVADHAVDPLNRFGVPMTLRFLRDFVAVYDEANADDWASKMPDDLPVLILAGDQDPVANYGEGAYHVANQLWSSGNRAVRTRVYTGYRHEVHNEPPIRDEVAAEIIGFVEGHID; encoded by the coding sequence ATGGCCCTGACCGAGCTCGACTTCCCCTCCCGCAACGGCCGCGACCACATCAAGGCGTGGATCTACGCACCGGCCACGACCCCGCGCGGGATCATCCACCTCGTGCACGGCCTCGGGGAGCACTCGCGCCGCTACCTGCGGCTCATCGCCAGGATGCTCGACGCCGGCTTCGTCGTCTGCGCCGACGACCACGTCGGCCACGGCGCGACCGCGATGGCCTCCGGGTTCTGGGCGGACAGCGGAGAGAACGGACTGACCGCGGTCGTCGAGGACGAAGCCACCCTGCGCGAGCGCACGCTCGAGGCCTACCCCGGGCTGCCCTACTTCCTCTACGGCCACAGCTGGGGATCGATGATCGCCCGGGCGTACGCCGGCCGCCACCCCCATCACATCGACGGGCTGGTGCTCGGGGGCATCGCCGCCCAGTGGCGTGGCCCCGACGCGCTGAGCGTGAGCGACATCGAGGCGGCGATCGGTGACACCGACGGCGCCGGCGTCGCCGACGAGTTCATGTCCACCCTCTTCGACGGAGTGGTCGAGCGGTACGACGACGTGCGCAGCGCCACCGACTGGGTCGCGGCCGACCGTGGTGTCGTCGCCGATCACGCGGTGGACCCGCTCAACCGCTTCGGGGTGCCGATGACGCTCCGGTTCCTGCGCGACTTCGTCGCCGTGTACGACGAGGCCAACGCCGATGACTGGGCGAGCAAGATGCCCGACGACCTCCCGGTGCTCATCCTCGCCGGCGACCAGGACCCGGTCGCCAACTACGGCGAGGGTGCCTACCACGTCGCCAACCAGCTGTGGAGCAGCGGCAACCGCGCCGTACGCACCAGGGTCTACACCGGATACCGCCACGAGGTGCACAACGAGCCGCCCATCCGCGACGAGGTCGCCGCCGAGATCATCGGCTTCGTCGAGGGTCACATCGACTGA
- a CDS encoding flavin-containing monooxygenase: MASSVDNGTSVTIIGSGFGGIGMAVRLKERGFEDITIFEKAGDVGGVWRDNSYPGAACDVPSHLYSFSFAPKHDWSRRFAPQAEILGYLQKTAERFDVLRHVRLNTEVEGASFDHDMGRWTVRLVDGTTHTSDVLITAVGQLSRPALPRISGIDSFEGEIFHSATWNHDFDLAGKKVAVVGTGASAIQFVPHVQKQVSSLTLFQRGPAHVLPKPDYAYAEFVSAALAKVPGLHALSRWVTYWQLEPRAAAFTRFPKLMEILQRRFEKSLHAQVEDPVKRALLTPTDLIGCKRVLLSNDYYPAVVQDNVSIVNDGIVEVRPEGVVTEDGTLHEVDAIILGTGFQATDFLAPMHITGRDGLDLNEVWRDGAEAHLGISVAGFPNLFLLYGPNTNLSHSSIVFMLESQINYILQGVKKVAGAAVRSVEVRSGVQDEFNVGIQTRIGATVWDRDCRSWYKTAAGKNTTNWPGATFTYRLKTRRPDWSDFRIEPADELARPQGV; encoded by the coding sequence ATGGCGAGCAGCGTCGACAACGGCACGTCCGTCACGATCATCGGATCCGGTTTCGGTGGCATCGGCATGGCCGTACGGCTCAAGGAGCGTGGTTTCGAGGACATCACCATCTTCGAGAAGGCCGGCGACGTCGGCGGCGTGTGGCGGGACAACTCCTACCCGGGTGCGGCTTGCGACGTGCCGTCGCACCTGTACTCGTTCTCGTTCGCTCCCAAGCACGACTGGAGCCGTCGGTTCGCTCCGCAGGCGGAGATCCTGGGCTACCTCCAGAAGACCGCCGAGCGCTTCGACGTCCTGCGCCACGTCCGGTTGAACACCGAGGTCGAGGGCGCGTCGTTCGACCACGACATGGGGCGGTGGACCGTCCGTCTCGTCGACGGGACGACGCACACCTCCGACGTGCTCATCACCGCGGTCGGCCAGCTGAGCCGCCCGGCCCTCCCGAGAATCTCCGGCATCGACTCCTTCGAGGGCGAGATCTTCCACTCCGCCACCTGGAACCACGACTTCGACCTGGCCGGCAAGAAGGTCGCCGTGGTCGGCACCGGGGCCTCGGCGATCCAGTTCGTCCCGCACGTCCAGAAGCAGGTCTCCTCGCTCACCCTCTTCCAGAGGGGCCCCGCTCATGTGCTGCCCAAGCCCGACTACGCGTACGCCGAGTTCGTCTCCGCCGCTCTCGCCAAGGTCCCCGGTCTGCACGCCCTGTCGCGCTGGGTGACGTACTGGCAGCTGGAGCCCCGGGCGGCGGCGTTCACCCGCTTCCCGAAGCTCATGGAGATCCTGCAGCGCCGGTTCGAGAAGAGTCTGCACGCCCAGGTCGAGGACCCGGTCAAGCGGGCCCTGCTCACCCCGACCGACCTGATCGGCTGCAAACGCGTCCTGCTCTCCAACGACTACTACCCGGCCGTGGTCCAGGACAACGTGTCGATCGTCAACGACGGCATCGTGGAGGTGCGTCCCGAGGGCGTGGTCACCGAGGACGGAACCCTCCACGAGGTCGACGCCATCATCCTCGGCACAGGATTCCAAGCCACCGACTTCCTGGCGCCGATGCACATCACCGGCCGCGACGGCCTGGATCTGAACGAGGTCTGGCGCGACGGCGCCGAGGCGCACCTGGGCATCTCCGTCGCCGGGTTCCCCAACCTGTTCCTGCTCTACGGCCCGAACACCAACCTCAGCCACAGCTCGATCGTGTTCATGCTCGAGTCCCAGATCAACTACATCCTCCAGGGGGTGAAGAAGGTGGCCGGCGCCGCGGTGCGGTCGGTCGAGGTGCGCTCGGGGGTTCAGGACGAGTTCAACGTCGGTATCCAGACACGCATCGGTGCGACCGTCTGGGACCGGGACTGCCGCAGCTGGTACAAGACCGCTGCCGGCAAGAACACGACCAACTGGCCGGGGGCGACGTTCACCTACCGGCTCAAGACCCGGCGCCCGGACTGGAGCGACTTCCGGATCGAGCCGGCCGACGAGCTCGCCCGACCTCAGGGTGTCTGA
- a CDS encoding flavin reductase family protein, which yields MRYDPATEKSPLPFSPFKSCTVPRPIGWLSSVSPDGVENLAPYSQWQNLTFDPPMVMFSANQYPDGRRKDTVLNAEQTGWFVWNMATWDLREAVNISAMALPADESEFDRCGVTKAYAELAPVPLVAESPVHFECRYLSTHRMTGDSNVGTIDIVFAKVERIHIDDNALTPDGRLDIPRIKPIARMGYFDYTVVTDTFEMQVPEAGEAAAYGLAGQPT from the coding sequence ATGAGATACGACCCCGCCACCGAGAAGAGCCCGCTTCCCTTCTCCCCGTTCAAGAGCTGCACGGTGCCCCGCCCGATCGGCTGGCTCTCGAGCGTCTCCCCCGACGGCGTGGAGAACCTCGCCCCCTACAGCCAGTGGCAGAACCTCACGTTCGATCCGCCGATGGTGATGTTCTCCGCCAACCAGTATCCCGACGGACGCCGCAAGGACACCGTCCTCAACGCCGAGCAGACCGGATGGTTCGTCTGGAACATGGCCACCTGGGACCTCCGCGAGGCCGTCAACATCAGCGCCATGGCGTTGCCCGCCGACGAGAGCGAGTTCGACCGTTGCGGGGTCACCAAGGCGTACGCCGAGCTGGCCCCGGTCCCGCTGGTGGCCGAGAGCCCGGTGCACTTCGAGTGTCGCTACCTCTCCACCCATCGCATGACGGGCGACTCCAACGTCGGCACGATCGACATCGTCTTCGCCAAGGTCGAGCGGATCCACATCGATGACAACGCGCTGACGCCCGACGGCAGGCTCGACATCCCACGCATCAAGCCGATCGCAAGGATGGGCTACTTCGACTACACGGTCGTCACCGACACGTTCGAGATGCAGGTGCCCGAGGCCGGAGAAGCGGCTGCGTACGGCCTCGCCGGCCAGCCCACCTGA
- a CDS encoding AraC family transcriptional regulator, giving the protein MSALLLARLGMEHGLTAADALAGTRLRLDDLTDPKAEVSARQELAIVANLVDAYGEDTGLGLEAGSRYHLTAYGIWGFMLVSSPTPRNAVETALRYVDLTFAFCEISAQERDGELLFVLDASDLPRPLRRFLLEREAAAIRTMQREAFPEGVRPTRAAFAFPKGRTAADDLLGTSVEYDAAETVLAYDGSVLDAPMPQANEHAVAMAIDQCRDLLQRRLARTGLSGQVRNLVLARLTDPPDADEIAATLNLSPRTFQRRLADEGTSFRALLGEVREQLAEVLLETGDLPVAEVARLLGYVEVSSFSQAFRRWKGIGPREWRKRAGPAAQSM; this is encoded by the coding sequence GTGAGTGCGCTGCTCCTGGCGCGCCTCGGGATGGAGCACGGCCTCACGGCGGCCGATGCGCTGGCAGGAACCCGGCTGCGGCTCGACGACCTGACGGACCCGAAGGCCGAGGTGTCGGCCCGCCAGGAGCTCGCGATCGTGGCCAACCTCGTCGATGCCTACGGGGAGGACACCGGCCTGGGCCTTGAGGCGGGCAGTCGCTACCACCTCACCGCCTACGGGATCTGGGGGTTCATGCTCGTCAGCAGCCCGACCCCGAGGAACGCGGTCGAGACGGCCCTGCGCTACGTCGACCTCACCTTCGCCTTCTGCGAGATCTCGGCGCAAGAGCGAGACGGCGAGCTCCTGTTCGTCCTCGACGCGAGCGACCTGCCCCGCCCGCTGCGGCGCTTCCTCCTGGAGCGCGAGGCGGCCGCCATCCGAACGATGCAGAGGGAGGCGTTCCCGGAGGGCGTACGCCCCACCCGAGCGGCGTTCGCCTTCCCGAAGGGGCGCACTGCCGCCGACGACCTGCTCGGCACGAGCGTCGAGTACGACGCGGCGGAGACGGTGCTGGCATATGACGGCTCCGTGCTCGACGCGCCCATGCCGCAGGCGAACGAGCACGCGGTCGCCATGGCCATCGACCAGTGTCGCGACCTCCTCCAGCGACGGCTCGCCCGCACCGGTCTCAGCGGGCAGGTGCGCAACCTCGTCCTCGCGCGGCTGACCGACCCGCCGGACGCCGACGAGATCGCGGCGACCCTGAACCTGAGCCCTCGCACCTTCCAGCGGCGCCTCGCCGACGAGGGCACGTCCTTCCGTGCCCTCCTCGGCGAGGTGCGCGAGCAGCTGGCCGAGGTGCTGCTGGAGACCGGGGACCTGCCGGTCGCCGAGGTCGCCCGCCTCCTGGGCTACGTCGAGGTGTCGAGCTTCTCCCAGGCCTTTCGGCGATGGAAGGGTATCGGCCCGCGCGAGTGGCGCAAGCGCGCCGGCCCCGCGGCTCAGTCGATGTGA
- a CDS encoding purine-cytosine permease family protein yields the protein MATTEAGGGIERRTIDVIPAAERHGTTRSQFTLWFGANMQITAIVDGSLAVVFGADALWAIIGLLIGNVFGGAVMALHSAQGPKLGLPQMISSRAQFGVYGAALPLVLVVVMYIGFAATGTVLAGQAINNVLHVDAPAVGILIFGGLTALATTVGYKLIHVVGRVATVVGIIGFTYLAFRLIADYDVSAVFGVRGFEVATFLLAVALGAGWQLTFGPYVADYSRYLPAETSERATFWSTFLGSVLGSQWAMTLGVVVAALPVSAGGADFLTNQVGFMGDLAGGGAVALLIYLVIVVGKLAVNSLNAYGGFMTMLTVVSGFARIREVSAVARVLYISLFLGTSVVIAIFASADFLDNFKNFVLVLLMVFTPWSAINLTDYYLVSKERVDVPALYDPAGRYGAWNLAALGCYVLGVVAQIPFLAQKLYTGPITEALGGADLSWIVGLVLTAAVYYPLAKRTSKPPSAMILPEQSPASARVG from the coding sequence ATGGCCACGACCGAGGCTGGTGGCGGCATCGAACGCCGCACCATCGATGTCATCCCCGCAGCCGAGCGGCATGGCACGACCCGGAGCCAGTTCACGCTGTGGTTCGGCGCGAACATGCAGATCACCGCGATCGTCGACGGGTCGCTCGCCGTCGTCTTCGGCGCCGACGCGTTGTGGGCGATCATCGGTCTGCTGATCGGCAACGTCTTCGGCGGTGCGGTGATGGCGCTCCACTCCGCCCAGGGGCCGAAGCTCGGTCTGCCGCAGATGATCTCGAGCCGGGCCCAGTTCGGCGTCTACGGGGCTGCGCTGCCGCTGGTGCTGGTCGTGGTGATGTACATCGGGTTCGCGGCCACCGGCACCGTGCTGGCCGGGCAGGCGATCAACAACGTGCTCCACGTGGACGCGCCGGCCGTGGGCATCTTGATCTTCGGCGGCCTCACCGCGCTCGCCACGACGGTCGGCTACAAGCTCATCCACGTCGTGGGCAGGGTGGCCACCGTGGTCGGCATCATCGGCTTCACCTATCTCGCGTTCCGGCTCATCGCAGACTACGACGTCTCGGCCGTCTTCGGCGTACGCGGCTTCGAGGTCGCGACCTTCCTGCTGGCCGTCGCGCTGGGCGCGGGCTGGCAGCTCACCTTCGGTCCCTACGTCGCCGACTACTCGCGCTACCTCCCGGCCGAGACCTCCGAGCGGGCCACCTTCTGGTCGACCTTCCTCGGCAGCGTGCTCGGCTCCCAGTGGGCGATGACGCTCGGCGTGGTCGTCGCCGCGCTCCCGGTCTCGGCCGGGGGAGCCGACTTCCTGACCAACCAGGTCGGCTTCATGGGCGATCTCGCCGGCGGCGGCGCCGTCGCCCTGCTGATCTACCTGGTGATCGTCGTCGGCAAGCTCGCGGTCAACAGCCTCAACGCCTACGGCGGCTTCATGACCATGCTGACCGTCGTCTCCGGGTTCGCTCGGATCCGGGAGGTCTCCGCGGTGGCGCGAGTGCTCTACATCAGCCTCTTCCTCGGCACCTCGGTGGTGATCGCGATCTTCGCCTCGGCCGACTTCCTGGACAACTTCAAGAACTTCGTGCTGGTGCTGCTGATGGTGTTCACCCCGTGGAGCGCGATCAACCTGACCGACTACTACCTGGTCTCCAAGGAGCGGGTCGACGTGCCCGCCCTCTACGACCCCGCAGGCCGCTACGGCGCCTGGAACCTGGCCGCGCTGGGCTGCTACGTGCTCGGTGTCGTGGCGCAGATCCCGTTCCTGGCGCAGAAGCTCTACACCGGGCCGATCACCGAGGCTCTCGGCGGCGCCGACCTCTCCTGGATCGTCGGCCTGGTCCTCACCGCGGCGGTCTACTACCCGCTGGCGAAGCGCACGAGCAAGCCGCCGTCGGCGATGATCCTGCCGGAGCAGTCCCCGGCATCTGCCCGCGTCGGATGA
- a CDS encoding lysophospholipid acyltransferase family protein: MKRHPIQDQPVFYSALKYVLLQPWLKLTLRPKVHGVENVPAEGGVLLAGNHLSYLDWLMVPMSLPRMVRYVAKAEYFEGTGLRGAWNRFFFTNTGNVPIDRSGATAAEGAMLAAKTILNGGHIFGIYPEGTRSHDGRLYRGKTGVARLALETRMPLIPVAVIGTDVLAPPGKTFGRWTRPTVIFGRPIDLAPYAGRERDRAAQRELTDRVMAEIQKLSRQEYVSDTYAADARRASSRG; encoded by the coding sequence ATGAAGCGTCACCCGATCCAGGACCAGCCTGTGTTCTACTCGGCCCTGAAGTATGTGCTGCTGCAACCCTGGCTGAAGCTCACGCTCCGGCCGAAGGTCCATGGCGTCGAGAACGTGCCCGCCGAAGGCGGCGTGCTGCTCGCCGGCAACCACCTGTCCTACCTCGACTGGCTGATGGTGCCGATGTCGTTGCCGCGGATGGTGCGCTACGTCGCGAAGGCGGAGTACTTCGAGGGCACCGGCCTGCGCGGCGCGTGGAACCGGTTCTTCTTCACCAACACCGGCAACGTCCCGATCGACCGCTCGGGCGCCACCGCCGCCGAGGGTGCGATGCTCGCGGCCAAGACCATCCTCAACGGCGGCCACATCTTCGGCATCTACCCCGAGGGCACCCGCTCGCACGACGGCCGCCTCTACCGCGGCAAGACCGGCGTCGCCCGCCTCGCGCTGGAGACCCGGATGCCGCTGATCCCGGTCGCGGTCATCGGCACCGACGTGCTCGCCCCTCCCGGCAAGACCTTCGGCCGCTGGACCCGCCCCACCGTCATCTTCGGCCGCCCGATCGACCTGGCTCCGTACGCCGGGCGCGAGCGCGACCGCGCCGCCCAGCGTGAGCTCACCGACCGGGTGATGGCCGAGATCCAGAAGCTCTCCCGCCAGGAGTACGTCTCGGACACCTACGCCGCCGACGCCAGGCGGGCGAGCTCTCGCGGCTAG